Proteins encoded in a region of the Marmota flaviventris isolate mMarFla1 chromosome 3, mMarFla1.hap1, whole genome shotgun sequence genome:
- the LOC114084337 gene encoding olfactory receptor 6C3-like, whose protein sequence is MKTHTVPTEFIQVGLSGDPELQVVIFLFLIITYILSVAGNVTIITLTLVDCHLQTPMYFFLRNFSVLEITFTTVCIPRFLGTIITKDKRISFNDCMSQLFFSIFLGTTEFYLLRNMSYDRYVVICKPLHYTTIMNKRVCILLVFCAWLAGFLSIFPTVILFLQLDYCGSNVIDHFACDYFTLLNLSCSDKWLLEVIALYSAVVILLFTLALIILSYIFIMRTILKLSSASQRKKAFSTCSSHMIVISISYGSCLFIYLNPSAKERASLSKGAAILNTSVAPMMNPFIYTLRNQQVKQAFNDTIQKVMLLSSK, encoded by the coding sequence ATGAAAACCCACACTGTACCCACAGAATTCATTCAAGTAGGGCTATCAGGTGACCCAGAGCTTCAGGTTgtgatatttctctttttaattatcaCATATATATTGAGTGTTGCTGGAAATGTGACAATCATCACTCTCACTTTGGTGGACTGCCATCTACAGACTCCTATGTATTTCTTCCTCAGGAACTTCTCTGTATTAGAAATCACCTTTACAACTGTCTGTATCCCTAGATTCCTGGGCACAATTATTACTAAGGACAAAAGAATTTCATTTAATGACTGCATGTCTCAGTtgtttttctccatcttcttGGGTACAACTGAATTTTACCTTCTAAGGAACATGTCTTATGATCGCTATGTAGTCATCTGCAAACCCCTGCATTATACCACCATCATGAACAAGAGAGTTTGCATATTGCTTGTCTTTTGTGCTTGGCTGGCAGGATTCTTAAGCATCTTCCCAACAGTTATTCTTTTTCTCCAGTTAGATTACTGTGGCTCCAATGTCATTGATCACTTTGCTTGTGACTACTTCACTTTATTGAACTTATCCTGCTCAGACAAATGGCTCCTAGAAGTGATTGCACTTTACTCTGCAGTAGTGATTCTGCTTTTCACTTTGGCATTAATAATTCTATCCTACATTTTCATCATGAGGACAATATTGAAACTTTCTTCTGCCAGTCAGAGAAAAAAGGCATTTTCTACATGTTCTTCTCACATGATTGTCATTTCCATCTCTTATGGAAGttgcttattcatttatcttAATCCCTCTGCAAAAGAAAGagcatcattatccaaaggaGCTGCTATTCTCAATACGTCCGTTGCTCCCATGATGAATCCATTTATATACACTCTGAGGAATCAGCAAGTGAAACAAGCCTTTAACGACACCATCCAGAAAGTGATGCTTCTCTCTAGTAAATGA
- the LOC114092524 gene encoding olfactory receptor 6C74-like: MRNHTLLTNFIIVGLTEDPNWEIVVFLFLFVTYLLSITGNLTIILLTLLDPHLKTPMYFFLRNFSFLEITLTTACIPRYLVSIITKDKTISLDACLAQGHFTLLIGITQFFLLAAMSYDLYVAICKPLHYATIMSSRVSHLLVAAGVAISPGVIVSLTLEFCDGNVIEHIFCDYSPILKLSCTDTHDLELSNFILAIITLLNTLALVLFSYIKIITTVLKIPSAQERKKAFSTCSSHLIVVSISYGSCIFMYIKPSAEERISLNKGVSMLAVSVAPVLNPFI, from the coding sequence ATGAGGAACCACACATTATTGACAAACTTCATTATTGTAGGACTGACAGAGGACCCAAATTGGGAAATtgtagttttcctttttctatttgtaaCATATCTTTTGAGTATTACAGGAAATCTTACCATCATCCTTCTGACCTTGCTGGATCCCCACCTCAAAACacccatgtatttcttcctaagaaatttttccttcttagaaATCACACTGACAACTGCCTGCATCCCTAGATACCTGGTCAGCATAATCACTAAGGACAAGACTATTTCCCTTGATGCTTGTTTGGCACAGGGACATTTTACTCTTCTTATAGGTATAACACAGTTTTTCCTGTTGGCAGCCATGTCCTATGACctctatgtggccatctgcaaacccCTTCATTATGCAACCATTATGAGCAGCAGAGTGAGCCACCTGCTGGTTGCTGCTGGGGTAGCAATCTCCCCTGGAGTTATTGTGAGTTTGACACTGGAGTTCTGTGATGGCAATGttattgaacatattttctgTGACTATTCTCCTATCCTGAAACTCTCCTGCACAGACACACATGACTTAGAgttgtcaaattttattttagccattatCACCCTCTTGAATACACTGGCTCTGGTATTGTTCTCTTATATCAAAATCATAACAACTGTTCTGAAGATCCCTTCTGcccaggagagaaagaaagcttTTTCCACTTGTTCCTCCCACCTGATTGTGGTCTCCATCTCTTATGGcagttgtatttttatgtatataaaacctTCTGCAGAGGAAAGGATATCTTTAAACAAGGGGGTATCAATGCTTGCTGTTTCCGTTGCACCTGTACTAAATCCTTTCATTTAA